The following coding sequences are from one Corticium candelabrum chromosome 20, ooCorCand1.1, whole genome shotgun sequence window:
- the LOC134195979 gene encoding splicing regulatory glutamine/lysine-rich protein 1-like, which yields MPEDGYSNKRGRLRSRSRDRERRERASGGRDGRRARVSRWDRSKSRERKEARDRGGRREEKHDVSRSRDERKESRDERGRPKEREQRQFEERDKQRRDQRDNWNRNGQAFRPDMRNFRRPFGEWGRGRPWDDRPATRGRGRGRGRGVFAKEIDRLKPEDVPRHGNYFLHDNRTDAEAMARQTRRRQAMSRSSPDRWGHDKFSILEEEEKIEKEKLAEAQEMQQEMEVAAVEGAEGNGVHQPSTEEEMTDMTQTHVDMDAVNCEQTASLQPTNE from the exons ATGCCAGAAGACGGGTATTCGAACAAGCGAGGCAGATTACGGAG TCGATCACGTGATCGCGAGCGTAGAGAGCGAGCGAGTGGTGGTAGAGATGGTAGGCGAGCGCGAGTGAGCCGTTGGGATCGTAGCAAGAGTAGAGAGAGAAAGGAGGCTCGAGATCGGGGTGGACGACGCGAGGAGAAGCACGATGTGTCTCGGTCACGTGATGAGAGGAAGGAGTCACGTGACGAACGAGGGAGACCGAAAGAGAGAGAGCAGCGGCAGTTTGAGGAGCGGGATAAACAGAGGAGAGATCAGAGAGACAATTGGAATAGAAATGGCCAGGCTTTCCGTCCCGATATGAGGAATTTTCGAAGACCTTTTGGTGAGTGGGGGCGTGGTCGACCTTGGGATGACAGACCAGCGACCAGAGggagaggaagaggaagaggaagaggcgTATTTGCCAAAGAAATTGATAGACTCAAACCGGAAGACGTACCAAGACATGGAAACTATTTCTTG CACGACAACCGCACTGATGCCGAAGCAATGGCACGACAAACGAGGAGACGACAAGCAATGTCTCGGTCAAGTCCTGACCGTTGGGGCCACGACAAGTTCTCCATCCTGGAAGAAGAGGAAAAgatagaaaaagaaaaactaGCAGAAGCACAAGAAATGCAGCAAGAGATGGAAGTAGCTGCTGTAGAAGGAGCAGAAGGAAATGGTGTGCATCAACCTTCCACAGAAGAGGAAATGACAGAcatgacacaaacacatgtgGACATGGACGCAGTAAACTGTGAACAAACTGCTAGTTTACAGCCAACGAATGAGTAG